A window of the Haloplasma contractile SSD-17B genome harbors these coding sequences:
- the feoB gene encoding ferrous iron transporter B — MKIALAGNPNSGKTTLYNALTGSNEHVANWSGVTVDKREATLKERLAKDVTVVDLPGAYSIRPYTSEESITRDFVKEEGPDVIINVVDATNLNRSLFFTTQLLELGIPLVVALNKSDLAATKTEIDIEKLEEELKCPIVEIVALKGKGLDVLIENAKKVSEENTQENAFTSLATFTTIDKQDLERYRIVNDIAEKVETKKEMAKTSALQETIDHYVTNPFIGILLFVGIMALAFQLSINTVGLFIADSLVAFIEGIQGSIADSLAGAGTNEFLSALLTDGIIGGFAAVIGFLPLIMVLMFILSLVEDSGFLARIAMIFDPLFKKIGLSGKSIIPMIVGYGCAIPGVMSTRTIKNEKQRRMTTLLTPFVPCGAKAPIIALFVGAFFNESALVFGITYLVAFLLIILVGLLIKAITGADDVKNYFIVELPEYRLPSVKRSFLKMMDTGKEFAIRAGTIIVLANTVVFLMGSFDFNLRLVGDSVDNSILAAVASPFALLLIPLGIGVWQLAAAAVTGFIAKEEVVGTLAVVYAMSSAINVEEFELTNGFILRETMGITAVAALAFMFFNLFTPPCFAAIGAMKAELKSRKWLVNGIILQFGVGYLVAMVVYQIGTIITYGELGEGFVASLVILAATIVYFSFLIKTSKEKKTLTYSNKVAFEK, encoded by the coding sequence ATGAAAATAGCTTTAGCAGGTAATCCAAACAGTGGAAAAACAACACTTTATAATGCCTTAACAGGGAGTAACGAACATGTTGCCAATTGGTCAGGAGTAACCGTTGACAAAAGAGAAGCAACGCTCAAAGAACGTTTAGCAAAAGATGTTACGGTAGTTGACTTACCAGGAGCGTATTCAATTAGACCTTATACTAGTGAGGAAAGTATAACAAGAGATTTTGTAAAAGAAGAAGGTCCTGATGTAATCATTAATGTTGTTGATGCAACTAACCTGAATAGAAGTTTATTCTTTACAACACAATTATTAGAACTTGGAATCCCATTAGTGGTTGCACTAAATAAGTCTGACCTTGCAGCAACAAAAACGGAAATCGATATTGAAAAGTTAGAAGAAGAGTTAAAGTGTCCAATAGTCGAAATAGTTGCTTTAAAAGGAAAAGGTTTAGATGTCCTAATAGAGAATGCTAAAAAAGTATCAGAAGAAAACACACAAGAAAATGCCTTTACTAGTCTTGCTACATTTACTACTATAGATAAACAGGATCTTGAACGATATAGAATTGTAAATGATATAGCTGAAAAAGTAGAAACGAAAAAAGAGATGGCAAAAACTTCAGCATTACAAGAAACTATTGACCATTATGTGACGAATCCTTTTATAGGAATATTATTATTTGTTGGAATTATGGCTTTAGCATTTCAACTGTCAATTAATACTGTTGGTCTATTCATTGCAGATTCATTAGTTGCTTTTATTGAAGGTATACAGGGATCTATTGCTGACAGTTTAGCAGGAGCAGGTACAAATGAATTCCTTAGCGCACTTTTAACAGATGGAATAATCGGTGGATTTGCTGCCGTAATAGGATTCCTTCCATTAATAATGGTTTTAATGTTTATATTATCATTAGTTGAGGATAGTGGATTTTTAGCACGTATTGCAATGATTTTTGATCCGCTGTTTAAGAAAATTGGATTATCAGGAAAATCGATTATACCTATGATCGTTGGATACGGGTGCGCGATACCGGGCGTTATGTCTACAAGAACAATCAAAAATGAAAAACAGCGTCGTATGACAACATTATTAACGCCATTTGTACCATGTGGTGCTAAAGCACCAATTATTGCTTTATTTGTAGGAGCGTTTTTTAATGAGAGTGCACTTGTGTTTGGTATAACTTATCTTGTTGCATTTCTATTGATTATTCTAGTAGGTCTATTAATAAAAGCGATCACGGGTGCAGATGATGTTAAAAACTATTTCATTGTAGAATTACCAGAATATCGTCTTCCGAGCGTTAAGCGTTCATTCCTAAAGATGATGGATACTGGAAAAGAATTTGCAATCAGGGCAGGTACAATTATCGTCTTAGCTAATACGGTTGTATTCCTTATGGGATCATTTGATTTTAATCTAAGACTAGTTGGAGATTCAGTAGATAATTCTATATTAGCTGCAGTAGCATCTCCGTTTGCCTTATTATTAATTCCTTTAGGAATTGGTGTTTGGCAACTTGCCGCAGCCGCTGTAACTGGATTCATTGCAAAAGAGGAAGTCGTTGGAACACTTGCGGTTGTATATGCAATGAGCTCAGCTATAAATGTTGAAGAGTTTGAGTTAACAAATGGTTTTATACTTCGAGAAACAATGGGTATTACTGCGGTAGCAGCACTTGCATTTATGTTCTTTAACCTATTTACACCACCTTGCTTCGCTGCAATCGGTGCGATGAAAGCAGAACTAAAATCAAGAAAATGGCTAGTAAACGGAATTATTCTACAGTTTGGTGTAGGGTATTTAGTAGCTATGGTTGTCTACCAAATCGGTACAATCATAACGTATGGTGAGCTAGGAGAAGGATTTGTTGCTTCACTTGTAATTTTAGCGGCAACTATAGTTTACTTCTCATTTCTAATTAAAACAAGTAAAGAGAAAAAGACTTTAACATATAGTAATAAAGTAGCTTTCGAAAAATAA
- a CDS encoding FeoA family protein — translation MNISEGKKGVTYTVKSVNGDHEMNTFLFSLGCFSGEKITIIKKMRSNFIVNIKGGRYGIDKDLASVIEVI, via the coding sequence ATGAATATTTCAGAGGGAAAAAAAGGCGTAACCTACACAGTGAAATCAGTAAATGGTGATCATGAGATGAACACATTTTTATTTTCATTAGGTTGTTTTTCAGGGGAAAAAATTACAATCATTAAGAAAATGCGTTCAAACTTTATTGTAAATATAAAAGGCGGAAGATACGGCATTGATAAAGATTTAGCAAGTGTAATAGAAGTTATATAA
- a CDS encoding GNAT family N-acetyltransferase: MYDIHKVKKKDKPTWIRLSSEYDDYVRELVPDLTEWYEGNETDISYDKYMNAKIEKGEAFMVKDKKTNKCLGIVAFSKKNNRITYLAVSHQADFFPVGELLMKLALSQLSTENEIAINVIKSKAEHIKKEKELITSHGFKSSSCTLENGVPVLKMILFATT, encoded by the coding sequence ATGTATGATATACATAAGGTAAAGAAAAAAGATAAACCTACTTGGATTCGTCTTTCATCTGAGTACGATGATTATGTTAGAGAATTAGTTCCGGACCTTACTGAGTGGTATGAGGGTAATGAAACTGACATTTCATACGATAAGTATATGAATGCTAAAATTGAAAAAGGAGAAGCATTCATGGTTAAAGATAAAAAAACAAATAAATGCTTAGGAATAGTTGCATTTTCAAAGAAAAATAATCGAATAACTTATTTGGCAGTTTCACACCAGGCTGATTTTTTTCCAGTTGGGGAGCTATTAATGAAGTTAGCACTTAGTCAATTAAGTACGGAAAACGAAATTGCTATTAATGTTATAAAGAGTAAAGCGGAGCATATAAAAAAAGAAAAAGAACTAATTACAAGTCATGGATTTAAATCTTCTTCATGTACATTAGAGAATGGTGTTCCTGTTCTAAAGATGATTTTGTTTGCAACTACATAA
- a CDS encoding undecaprenyl diphosphate synthase family protein has translation MVYYRYSKGDDHLNLKRIPEHIGVIPDGNRRWAQLNGLSKEKGYDHGIDPGFELFKECLELGVKEMTFYGFTQDNTKRPSIQTKAFQKACVDAVKKLLHEDASLLVLGNTESPLFPKELLPYTKERTNIGSGKMKINFLVNYSWWWDLNESYSVKPSGGDPKRYISNNIASKDISRIDLVIRWGGRRRLSGFLPVQTVYSDFYILDELWPAYKKEHLHKALEWYQTQDITLGG, from the coding sequence ATGGTATATTATAGATATAGTAAAGGGGATGATCATTTGAATTTAAAAAGAATACCTGAGCATATTGGTGTCATACCTGATGGAAACCGTAGATGGGCACAACTTAATGGATTATCGAAGGAGAAGGGTTATGATCATGGTATTGATCCTGGGTTTGAATTATTTAAAGAATGCTTAGAGTTAGGTGTCAAAGAAATGACGTTTTACGGATTTACTCAAGATAATACAAAACGTCCTTCTATCCAGACAAAAGCATTTCAAAAAGCATGTGTAGATGCTGTGAAAAAACTTTTACACGAAGATGCATCACTACTAGTTCTAGGAAACACAGAGTCGCCACTGTTTCCTAAGGAATTACTACCTTATACAAAAGAACGTACGAATATAGGTAGTGGAAAGATGAAGATCAACTTTTTAGTAAATTATAGTTGGTGGTGGGATTTAAATGAATCCTACTCTGTTAAACCCAGTGGTGGAGATCCAAAACGTTATATATCTAACAACATCGCATCTAAAGATATTTCACGAATTGACCTAGTCATCCGTTGGGGCGGAAGAAGGCGATTAAGTGGTTTTTTACCAGTACAAACCGTTTACTCAGACTTTTACATTCTAGATGAGTTATGGCCAGCTTATAAAAAAGAACACCTTCATAAGGCGTTAGAGTGGTACCAAACCCAAGATATCACTCTAGGTGGATAA